From Poecile atricapillus isolate bPoeAtr1 chromosome Z, bPoeAtr1.hap1, whole genome shotgun sequence, one genomic window encodes:
- the SUB1 gene encoding activated RNA polymerase II transcriptional coactivator p15, which produces MPKSKELVSSSSSASDSDSEVDKKAKRKKQVTPEKPVKKQKTGESSKGAASSKQSSNRDENMFQIGKMRYVSVRDFKGKVLIDIREYWMDQEGEMKPGRKGISLNPEQWNQLKEQISDIDDAVRKL; this is translated from the exons atGCCTAAATCAAAGGAACTTGTATCTTCAAGCTCATCTGCCAGTGATTCAGATAGTGAAGTTGACAAAAAG GCAAAGCGGAAAAAGCAAGTAACTCCAGAAAAACCTGTCAAGAAACAAAAGACTGGTGAAAGTTCAAAAGGTGCAGCTTCTTCTAAGCAAAGCAGTAACAGAGATGAGAATATGTTTCAG ATTGGCAAAATGAGGTATGTCAGTGTTCGGGACTTTAAAGGGAAAGTCTTAATTGATATTAGAGAATATTGGATGGATCAAGAAGGTGAAATGAAGCCTGGCAGAAAAG GTATTTCTTTAAATCCAGAACAGTGGAACCAGCTGAAGGAACAGATTTCTGATATTGATGATGCAGTAAGAAAACTCTAA